In Sporosarcina luteola, one DNA window encodes the following:
- a CDS encoding SE1561 family protein — MDNKQSNSHVNELKNRLHQFLEKLESIEPETTDLDDIDQLIGLVDELENQMNKLKKDQ, encoded by the coding sequence TTGGACAACAAGCAAAGCAACAGTCATGTAAACGAGTTGAAAAATCGTCTCCATCAATTTTTGGAGAAGCTTGAATCGATTGAACCCGAAACAACAGACCTCGATGATATCGATCAGCTTATCGGTTTGGTCGATGAACTGGAAAACCAGATGAATAAACTAAAAAAAGATCAATGA
- a CDS encoding fumarate hydratase — translation MYIEQLEKSMYDLICETSTNLPKDVRRAVKAAREQEDAGTRAAMSLDTIAKNINMADDKLSPICQDTGLPTFKIKTPVGVNQLEIKAAIKKALVQATIDGKLRPNAVDSLTGENSGDNLGEGLPVIKFEQWENDHIEVKLILKGGGCENKNIQYSLPTELDGLGRAGRDLDGIRKCILHSVYQAQGQGCSAGFIGVGIGGDRTSGYELAKDQLFRAVDDINPNAELAQLESYILESANKLGIGTMGFGGEATLLGCKIGVMHRIPASFYVSVAYNCWAYRRMAVDLDPATGSVTNWHYNEGEKLSFEQDEGQAEVKQSSRVVELTAPISEEQIRDLKVGDVVKISGRMYTGRDAIHKHLSENDAPVDLDGQIIYHCGPVVLKNEDGGYDIVAAGPTTSIREEPYQGDIMKKFGIRAVIGKGGMGPKTLAALQEHGGVYLNAIGGAAQYYADCIKAVEGVDLLQFGIPEAMWHLRVEDFTAVVTMDSHGNSLHADVDQSSLEKLSQFKEKVFS, via the coding sequence ATGTACATAGAACAGCTTGAGAAAAGTATGTATGACCTTATTTGCGAAACGTCCACAAATCTTCCGAAGGATGTCCGTCGTGCAGTAAAGGCGGCCAGAGAACAAGAAGACGCAGGCACTCGGGCTGCAATGAGCCTTGATACAATAGCGAAGAATATTAATATGGCAGATGATAAACTCTCTCCAATTTGCCAAGACACAGGATTGCCGACATTTAAAATCAAAACCCCAGTTGGAGTCAATCAATTGGAGATCAAGGCAGCCATCAAAAAAGCGCTCGTTCAAGCAACGATAGATGGCAAGCTGAGACCTAATGCTGTTGATTCATTAACTGGAGAAAACAGTGGCGATAATCTCGGCGAAGGCCTTCCAGTCATTAAATTCGAACAGTGGGAAAACGACCATATTGAAGTGAAATTGATTCTTAAAGGCGGCGGCTGTGAGAATAAAAACATCCAATATAGCCTGCCGACGGAGTTGGACGGTTTAGGCCGTGCGGGCCGAGATCTTGACGGCATCCGCAAATGCATCCTCCACTCCGTTTATCAAGCGCAAGGGCAAGGCTGTTCCGCGGGCTTCATCGGAGTCGGCATCGGCGGCGACCGGACATCGGGCTATGAGCTAGCGAAAGACCAACTATTCCGTGCGGTGGATGATATAAATCCGAACGCAGAGCTCGCACAATTGGAATCTTATATACTCGAGTCTGCAAATAAACTCGGCATCGGCACAATGGGCTTCGGCGGCGAGGCAACATTACTAGGATGTAAAATTGGTGTCATGCACCGCATCCCGGCCAGCTTCTATGTTTCCGTCGCATACAATTGCTGGGCTTACCGCCGGATGGCTGTAGATCTCGATCCGGCAACAGGCTCCGTTACAAATTGGCATTACAATGAAGGTGAAAAGCTTTCATTCGAACAAGATGAAGGACAAGCCGAAGTGAAACAGTCGTCCCGCGTCGTCGAACTGACTGCCCCTATCAGCGAAGAGCAGATCCGTGACCTGAAAGTCGGGGATGTCGTTAAAATCAGCGGCCGCATGTATACGGGACGCGATGCAATCCATAAGCATCTTTCGGAGAATGACGCACCAGTCGACTTAGATGGCCAGATCATCTACCATTGCGGACCGGTCGTGTTGAAAAATGAGGACGGCGGATACGATATCGTAGCTGCGGGACCGACGACATCTATTCGTGAAGAGCCATACCAAGGTGACATCATGAAGAAATTCGGAATCCGTGCCGTAATTGGAAAAGGCGGAATGGGACCAAAAACACTTGCTGCTCTGCAGGAACATGGCGGGGTGTACTTGAACGCAATCGGCGGAGCTGCACAATATTATGCAGACTGCATTAAAGCGGTTGAAGGCGTTGATCTTCTCCAATTCGGCATTCCGGAAGCGATGTGGCATTTACGTGTCGAGGACTTTACAGCCGTCGTCACGATGGATTCACACGGAAACAGCCTGCACGCAGACGTAGATCAATCGTCGCTTGAAAAACTATCCCAATTCAAAGAAAAGGTTTTTAGCTAA